Below is a window of Microtus ochrogaster isolate Prairie Vole_2 chromosome 5, MicOch1.0, whole genome shotgun sequence DNA.
GCAGGCAAGGTGGGAACAGAAAGGCCGTTAGAGTGAGATCAAGAAGGAACACAAAAGGGGGCTATCAAGAGGgcaagtaaaagcacttgccacaaagcctgacaccctgagttctACCCCGGGGTCCCACTAattgttttctgatctccagaCGTGCATACTGCACAGGCAAGCTCTCTCACAtgcaatcaatcatcaatcaatcaacaaATGAACATAAGAAATTCACAAAATGAAGGGCCACCAAAAGGACCCTGGCTTAGAATCAGTATTCAGAAGATCTCGGGCAGGAAAGCAAGAAGAAGCCCTTCCAAGAGAAGGGCTGGGTGGGAGCACAGAGGCCTATTAGGAAAGAGGATGTCTCTTTCACAACCCTGAGGTTGGGAGGGAGCTTGTGGTGGGCTTGTGGGGAAGTGAGGATCCTGCCTAGGTCTACAGAGACCCCTGAACTTCAGGCAACATTCCTGAACTTCCCCAGTGCCTGGTTTGGGGAATTTCCACACAGGGCTCCAGACTACCTGAAGGTTAAAATTTTCACTTGGGAACATGTGACAAGGTCACTGGGTGGAGTTGCCCTTCTTCTCACAAGGGTCTGGGGTTGGAGGCAGGGATGCTGCCAGTTCAGAGCCCTAAGACAGACCTCAGCCTACCCAGAGAACCCGGATGGGAGGTCAGCTTCCATCTCCCTGGGGGTGTCATTTCCCCAGCTCCCAGGGTACTGCTGTGAGAGAGTCAGAGAGGCCAGTCACCAAGGTGACCAGACCTAACACCGTCAGTGCTCTGCTGATATCCCAGTGGAATGGCCAATCAGGATGAGCTTGGGAGTCTTGAGGAGACCCTGTGGTCCAATGGTCCAATCTTAGTTCCCAAAGACTTCTTGTAGTGGTCTTGCTCTGAGCCTGTCACAGTGGCCAGGGCACAAGGACTCTGGGAGCCACTGAGGGCTCTCCTATAATCCTTTGTTGGCTCCTGCGCCATCCCAGCCCTGGAGGCTAGAAGATAGTCTGCCTTTCAGCTGTTCCCCTGACAGAAAGTCCAGTCCTCCTCAGAGGACATCATTGTGTGCCGGAACTCTTGCTGAGACCCCACAGGTGCATCACAATTGGGATGTGTCACCAGGACTAAGTGAAGAAGTGTAGGTGTGGAGGAAGGACAGGCCATCATGGGAGCACCCTTAAACCAGCTGTGGCCCCAGCCACTGCCCATCTCTGGCCCGTGCACCTGGAACAGCTTCCTGCATAAAGTCCCACTGCACCTGGAGCAGCTTCCTGCCTGCTCTCAGGGGGCTCTGGGTTTCAGAacaggctggggggaggggtgcaaGAGGCATCAGGGTGGGGCCCACTGGCTGGGAGGATAAAATCTCCTGAGTGAAGACTTAGGGACCCACACCTGCCTCTGAGTGTCTCCTTCAGCTGTGGACCTGAAACCCAagaagggatgggaggggaggggagaggtgacACTCTGGTCCTGTCAGCTTGTGTCCTGGCTAGTGCCCTTCGAGGAACCCTGCAGCAGCACGTTcactgtgggggaagggaggaagctgcagtttaCTTTGTTGCTCTGAGTATCCCCTTCTTTTGGGATACTCAGACCAGTGAAGTCCGGAGATTCTTCTCCTACCCTCACGTGGGTCCCTTGCTCCAACCAGCTCAGGCAGGCAGGTGCAGGGTAACAGTTCCCCCATCAGCCCCTCCTCTGCCTTATTCTTCCTGTCCCAGCTCAGTCATCCGGTACAAAGAGACTGTCACTCTTCCCACCCAGGCCCCCAGGCAAGGACAGGCACTCCCTGGCTCCTGTGTACCTCAGACACTTCCAGCAGCTCCTGCCATGGACAGGTGGTACCTGGGTGAGTCTTCCAAGCCTGTCCCCATCCTTGCCCTCTCCAACTTGGATTCAGGGGACCACTAATCACTTTCAAATGTACCTACTGGCTCCTCATAATTgtgggagaagagaaatggaaaagacaGGCTGCCCTAAATAAGGACACCTCAACCCCGCTTCCCGGGCTTGCTGTGATGTGCAGGGCACCTCTgagccagaggctggggaagtcgaatgagcagcctcctcaTCCAGCTGTGTGTCCATCCATCTGGCTTCAGACGACGGAGTCACATCTTAGTCCCCGTACTTTCTAACTGCCTGCTCCCTAGCAGGTTATGTCTGCATCCTAGTAAAATGGGATGATGCTTGCTAGTCCTGTTTTTCCTTACTGAATCATGTGGCCATGGAGGGGTTACTTTCCCAGGGCCTGGAATAGAAAGTAGTTGTCAACCTGCTTTCCTGTGGCTTTGACTACCTGTCTACCTGCATGCCCGCCTGCCCATCTCCCCATCAatccattcttctttccttctgtctgtcatGTATCTTTCTACCTATTTTTCATCTCTTACTCCAGAGAGAACTCATAGTGGTTTACAAAGATAGTCCCCAAGGTAATATAAGGGGTGTGGGTGCTGCTGCATTGGGTGAAGAGTGTCCCCCAGATTCACCAGCTGTCTTGGGACCCAGCCGGCACTCCAGTTCTGGCtctcccctttctgttttttgGGCCTCACCTCTCCTTGACCTGTTTTTTCTGGTCTCTGGAGGCTATGGCACTAAGCCTCTCTAGGCATGGTTGGAGAAGCCAGTGTTCAGctttagtttcttcatctgtcaGATGGAGATAGCAGAAATTTAGATGGGGATTGTGTGTGCTGACAGCCAGCATGTGTGGGTCCAGGCCCTCACAGGGCAGGCTGCCGTCTGCTTTCCTGTATGCGTGTCACCGGGCTCTGAAAGCTCGCGAGAGCTGCTCCAAAGCCAGGGCGCGTGCTCTCTCCTCTCACCCACTTAGCAGAGAGTGGCTGGCTTTCCGAGGGTACCATTAAATGAAAGGCTAATGTCTGTCACTTTTCAAGCAACGCAGGAACAGTGGTACCCGCTGACCTAGGCTATATTCTGAtatcctgcctcagactccacacACTTCCCTGAGTGCTGTGCCCTGCCCACTGCGTAGATGAAGAGACAGAGGCGTGGGGAGGTAAACACGTTGGCAAAGGTCAAATGCCCAACAAGTGGTGGAGCCAGGGTGTGAACAGAGCTATCAGTGCCCTGGCATTGGTTGAGGGGGATGCACAGATGGAACCCTTCCCATCAGGAGGACTGAATTGTACCAGGGAAGATgatatctgtttgtctgtctctccgtctgtccatctgtccatctatctatctatctatctatctatctatctatctatctatctatctatctatctatctatctatctaatcttctATCtaatcttctatctatctatctatctatctatctatctatctatctatctatctatctatcatctatctatccatcttttATCCACCTAGCTGTCATCTCTCcgtcaatctatcatctatcacctaTGTAgcctgcatgcacgcacataagtatgtacgtatatatgtatGACTTATTGGCTATTTATGCATCTACTGTCtttgtatctatctatttatcatttgCCTGTGATGGACATTAATTAGCCGGTTGAAGGCCCCTTCTACTGTGTAGAACCCATAGACGACTGTATAGTACTCACAGAAAACCCACACCATTGTTGCCAAGGGGACACTTACAATAAAGTGGGGGACAACCTGGTAAGTACAGGCAAAGCATCTGTGCCCTGAATCTGAATGAGCAGCAATCCTTCTCTTCAACTctcactagctgtgtgaccttcgGAAAGGCCCCTAACTTCTCTGTGTTTCAGACACTCATGGCGAGTAGGGAGCTAACGGAAAAGGGAGAAGCCAGATAGAAAATGTTTCCTAAGCCATAAGAACAAGCCTGGGCCCGGCCCTGAAAGAGCCTTAAGTGCATGGTGGACAGCCACGTGAGGGAGTGCTGGGCATTAGGATAAGACATTAGTCAGGGATGACCGAGAGCGTTTCAGACTGAGGTGTGAGTGGCGCCAGGATGGGAATAAATGAGAGAAGCCAGGACTGGCTGTCAGAGAGAGCAGTGCCATGGTCGGGTTTTGGTGAGAGGGGAGGCAGGACAGGCTCTTTAGGAACCCCTCAGGGAAACATGAGAGCCCCATGAAATATTAGCTGTCATGGTGCTATCCACAGGAACTGGCAGGAAACTCCGAGGACTAAGGGACTCCAGGTCCCCAACTTGACAAAgtaccccaccccatccccacgaGCCATTCACAATGAGCGCATCCTGAACCTTCCACTTCCTCAGCCTGGCTGCGGCTTCGGCTTCGCCAGCTGATGGAAGAATACTGCTGCTGCCCATCCGGGCCCTGCTCTCTGGAAAGTTCCTTTGGGAGGGGCTTGAGACGGCAGccagcccctccctgcctctatctcccccccccccaacacctcCCCCTTGCCTGGCTCAGCGGGAGCCCCTCTGAGCGTACTCAGCTTTTCTTGTGACCAGGGTAAATATTACCTGACACTGTTAATATTTAATGTCCCCCACCTCTGTCCTGGCCACCCCACGGCAGACACTATCTCCGAAGTAAAGGCTTCAGGAAGACTGTGGAGAAGCCCTGGTGGTTGGGAAAATGACAGGGCTGTCTGCTGGTGATGGTGAGTGTAGTGCCTGGCGAGGTTGGCAGGCCTGCCTGGGACTGCCTTCAGTGGGCAGCTGAACCCCCTTCCCTCTGGGACTGCCTNNNNNNNNNNNNNNNNNNNNNNNNNNNNNNNNNNNNNNNNNNNNNNNNNNNNNNNNNNNNNNNNNNNNNNNNNNNNNNNNNNNNNNNNNNNNNNNNNNNNNNNNNNNNNNNNNNNNNNNNNNNNNNNNNNNNNNNNNNNNNNNNNNNNNNNNNNNNNNNNNNNNNNNNNNNNNNNNNNNNNNNNNNNNNNNNNNNNNNNNNNNNNNNNNNNNNNNNNNNNNNNNNNNNNNNNNNNNNNNNNNNNNNNNNNNNNNNNNNNNNNNNNNNNNNNNNNNNNNNNNNNNNNNNNNNNNNNNNNNNNNNNNNNNNNNNNNNNNNNNNNNNNNNNNNNNNNNNNNNNNNNNNNNNNNNNNNNNNNNNNNNNNNNNNNNNNNNNNNNNNNNNNNNNNNNNNNNNNNNNNNNNNNNNNNNNNNNNNNNNNNNNNNNNNNNNNNNNNNNNNNNNNNNNNNNNNNNNNNNNNNNNNNNNNNNNNNNNNNNNNNNNNNNNNNNNNNNNNNNNNNNNNNNNNNNNNNNNNNNNNNNNNNNNNNNNNNNNNNNNNNNNNNNNNNNNNNNNNNNNNNNNNNNNNNNNNNNNNNNNNNNNNNNNNNNNNNNNNNNNNNNNNNNNNNNNNNNNNNNNNNNNNNNNNNNNNNNNNNNNNNNNNNNNNNNNNNNNNNNNNNNNNNNNNNNNNNNNNNNNNNNNNNNNNNNNNNNNNNNNNNNNNNNNNNNNNNNNNNNNNNNNNNNNNNNNNNNNNNNNNNNNNNNNNNNNNNNNNNNNNNNNNNNNNNNNNNNNNNNNNNNNNNNNNNNNNNNNNNNNNNNNNNNNNNNNNNNNNNNNNNNNNNNNNNNNNNNNNNNNNNNNNNNNNNNNNNNNNNNNNNNNNNNNNNNNNNNNNNNNNNNNNNNNNNNNNNNNNNNNNNNNNNNNNNNNNNNNNNNNNNNNNNNNNNNNNNNNNNNNNNNNNNNNNNNNNNNNNNNNNNNNNNNNNNNNNNNNNNNNNNNNNNNNNNNNNNNNNNNNNNNNNNNNNNNNNNNNNNNNNNNNNNNNNNNNNNNNNNNNNNNNNNNNNNNNNNNNNNNNNNNNNNNNNNNNNNNNNNNNNNNNNNNNNNNNNNNNNNNNNNNNNNNNNNNNNNNNNNNNNNNNNNNNNNNNNNNNNNNNNNNNNNNNNNNNNNNNNNNNNNNNNNNNNNNNNNNNNNNNNNNNNNNNNNNNNNNNNNNNNNNNNNNNNNNNNNNNNNNNNNNNNNNNNNNNNNNNNNNNNNNNNNNNNNNNNNNNNNNNNNNNNNNNNNNNNNNNNNNNNNNNNNNNNNNNNNNNNNNNNNNNNNNNNNNNNNNNNNNNNNNNNNNNNNNNNNNNNNNNNNNNNNNNNNNNNNNNNNNNNNNNNNNNNNNNNNNNNNNNNNNNNNNNNNNNNNNNNNNNNNNNNNNNNNNNNNNNNNNNNNNNNNNNNNNNNNNNNNNNNNNNNNNNNNNNNNNNNNNNNNNNNNNNNNNNNNNNNNNNNNNNNNNNNNNNNNNNNNNNNNNNNNNNNNNNNNNNNNNNNNNNNNNNNNNNNNNNNNNNNNNNNNNNNNNNNNNNNNNNNNNNNNNNNNNNNNNNNNNNNNNNNNNNNNNNNNNNNNNNNNNNNNNNNNNNNNNNNNNNNNNNNNNNNNNNNNNNNNNNNNNNNNNNNNNNNNNNNNNNNNNNNNNNNNNNNNNNNNNNNNNNNNNNNNNNNNNNNNNNNNNNgtgtgcatgtgtatgtgagtgtgtgtacatgtgtatgtgtgtgctgtgcacgtatatatgagtgtgtcagtgtgtgtatgtgtgtgcatgtgtatgtgagtgtgtgtacatgtgtatgtgtgtgctgtgcacgtatatgtgagtgtgtcagtgtgcatgtgtatgtgagtgtgtgtgtacatgtgtatgtgtgtgctgtgcacatatatgtgagtgtgtcagtgtgcgtatgtgtgtgcacgtgtgtgtgagtgtgtgtgtacatgtatgcgtgagttgcatgtgtgtgcgtgtgagtgtgtgactttgtttttgagacagaatcttattCTGCaactcaggttggcctggaactcactgtatagtccaGAATAACCTAAAATTCACtataattctcctgtctcagcctctcacaCCCTGCCCAGTGTGACTTTCTAGTATTGGATAGAGAACTAAGATCACACAGTGGGCAGTGACTGCCAGGGTTGGGAGTGGGAAGAGCAGCCCTTCTGGCCAGCCTTCCCCAACTGGCTTAGGGTCACAGGAAAAGTCCTGGGTTTTGGGATCCATGGGACCCTTACTGACTCATATCTTGAGGGTTCTGGCCTAGAgcactggtgggggaggggctcatcAAATGGTTCTGAAAGGGGAGTCCTAGCTCTGATCTGACCACTAGCAACCCCCACCCCGTGACCTTGACTATCACTGAAGCTGGGGAGACTGTGTGCGTGGAAGCAGAGCCTGGGTCCCTAAGGCTTCTCCTTAGATTCTGGCCTTTCTGAACAACCCATACCCAAGACTTGTGAGGCACTgactgcccctcctcctccccccgccccgcccccggccACTGGAAACAGCTGGACTCACCAGGCCTTATCTGTGACCACAACAGGACACAGTTCAAAGTTGCCTGGGAACTGCTAACTTGTTCATTCCTTTGGCAAGGGCCTCAGCCCCCTAGGGCCAAGAGGGTCCACCGCAGGGCAGCAGAGTGCGTCTGGTATGGGGGAGGTGACTGCAGTGTCCCTCCTGCTATCCCAGGGTGAAAGCTCTGAGCTCAGGGGGGCGGACAGCAGAATATTCGCCTCAACCAGAATGAAGGGGGCCACgggaggcagggccagggctacacagcctGTGGACAAGTCTTCCTATCTGTCACTTGTGAGGAAACCTAGCATTTAGACTCACAGTGACCCTtagcctgggttcaaatctcagctccaCACTTACTTGCTGTGTGGCTCACTGACACTCTCTAGGCTTCAGTCCCTTGTGGATGAGAGAAATAACAATAGCGCCCCACAGGGGGTCTGAGCCAATGGTCTGTTCATTGGGGTCGATAATGCAGACACTGAGTGTATATGCCTCACTCTTGTTAAGTTTGCCCTGTTCTGCCCTCCATTCCCAGGGTCCTTACCCCAGCTGTGGACTCATGGTTCCTTCCTCCTGTTGGCTGATCACAGAGACTCTGTTTTTCTCACTCATTCCATCCACAGATATTGCTCTTCCTTGAGGAAGTGGGATTCTATCAGCAGAGGCCACTTAGGGGCCTCCTGGGAACCCAGCTCTGTGGCCTGTCCTCGTGATACAgagcagggagctggggaggacCACACCCTGCTGGGACTGTGCGCCTCCAGCCCACACAGATCTCCACAACAGATGCCCTGCCTCTGATCCCaggatatctgtgtgtgtgtgaggcagtCTTAGGGTGGATGCTCAGGCCACTCTTACCCGGTTTTCCTTTGCCCACCTTGGCACTTAGGGATCATTTGAGAATTCCAGCGTTCCCACTGCTTTGGGGTTGTGATGTCTTATTCATCCCGCCCCCCAACTCTCTCCTCAGGTGGCAGCGCCAAGGGGGCAGAGGATCCATTCCACTATGGTAAGCCAGTCCTCCCCTGCTTACCCCATCAGCTGATTCCCATCCCTGGGTCCCTGCTATCTGCTCTCAAGAGTATGGGGTTGCTGTTGGGTGGACTTGGGAGGTCTGGTAGAGGCCGAGCTCGCACCACTGCCCATGTCTCCTCTCTTTCAAGACTACGAGACTGTCCGCAAAGGGGGCCTGATCTTTGCTGGCCTGGCCTTCGTCGTGGGGCTCCTCATCCTCCTCAGTAAGTGGAGACTGGTTGTCGGTGCATTTCCTAAGTCATACAGTAAGGAGGGCATCAGCCTCCAACCCACACTCCAGCCCTAGGAGGAATGCATGGGACAGCAGGCTCCCGCCTCCTTCAGGGTGCCCCCTAGTGGCCTTGGGAGGGAAAACTGAGGGGGGAGTCTGATTGGGCAACCCTTGGGCAGAGGAGGTCAAAGGAGCAGGCAGGGCCGACCCAAACCCCATCTGGGCAGCTTCTGGggtggccacaccctagccacCCTAGCCATTAGGTAATCTCAGCACACTGAGGGACGGTACCCCTAGCCCCATTGTCAGCGTTTGAGATGGACGATGAAGCTCATGGGGAGAGACTTGTGGCAGCTCCCCTCCCCAGATGTATCTGATGTTCACCCTTCCCCATATTGCTGGAAACCAGCAGTGCTGGAATCCAGGCCCTGGGATTTACCACCGACTTATCCTAACTCTGCGGATGGGAGAAGCTCCATTTTCTCCCTGTTAAATGGGGGAAATCCCATCCGTCTTGTAAGATTGGAGCTAGTATCCTAAGACAGCTATAGGGGGGAGCCAGTTATAATAAGAGGGTCTGAGGTAGGCATGGAGGGCTCTAGGGAGAGATAAATGTCCTGTATATGTCTTCAGCCCTGGCCGGCACAAAAGCAAGTGCTTAGTAAATGCTGGTTGTTTTCTATTGTTGCAACCAAATGCAAAATACCAGAATGGCAATCAGGGAGACCCTTGGtgaaacaaacaggcttctgtgTTCTGGAGTGACCCCACACTCTGGCTCCTGCCACTCCACCTGAAAGTTGGGCTCCTGGATCTGTCTTAGGGGGCGTGCATTTCTTGGAAGTTAGGAGCCTAGGCAGGGATTTGAACTTTGGATTTGGCCTGTTCTCCCCCAAGCGTGTTCTGAGCAGCTGCCCTGTTGTGCCCGACATTGTGCTGGTGGCATCATGAACTCTGGTCCCAGCTGCCACTTCCAAACATGTTCACAGTCCATGGCGGTTCTGGTACAGTGAGCGGTTGTTCATTGACTCATTGCTTGGTGGGCCAGCTCTATATAAACAGACTCCAAGCCCCACACTGTGATGATGCTGGAGGGGGCAAGCCTAGCAGAACTGAGTCTTCCAGGGCCTCCTTGGAAAACGACAACAAACTTTACCATCTCTTTTCAAGGCAAACGATTCCGCTGTGGGGGCAATAAGAGGCACAGGTGAGTGCTGTCGGGGAACTaacaaggtgggggggggcaagagGAGAGCTGGAAGCGGTCCGGTCCCTAACCAGGAGGCGGGGACTCacaatctggggggggggggagttgcgGTTTCCCCTCCGGCTCCCTTCATCCTTTCTTTACTCTTCCCCATCCCAGGCAGGTCAATGAGGATGAGCTGTGACAACAGGTATGTCCCCTTCAGGTGGTGAGGGTTTGCGTAGAGAGTAAGTATGAACGAGAGGCAGCAATCAGAGAGACATGAGGGGGTCGGGTGGGCTGTCCCCTGAATGTTAAAGTGAGGACTGTCTGAAGTGGGATGTGTGGAGTAGGGATGCTGCAGAGAGGTTGCTGGGAATAGTGAGAGGGACAGGGACAAAGCTGCCAGCCCCAGAGGCCTCTCTCCCAGCGCAAACCCTGCCTTTGTCTTTCCAGAGCCACCAGTGCCCACCAGTGCATGGGTGCTAAGGATGCCCATCTTCCCCGCTGTACTCCACTGTCCCGACACAGCCTGCACAGGCTGAAGGATGTGCCAGAATCGATATGACCCCCTTCATGGTCATCCACTCATGCCTCTTGACCCTtaacttccttcctcccctccccagctcctctcacaccccacttcctgttccaAGTTGGGGTATATGTGCAGCCCCGTCTCACTGGTTTTCAATGAATCATTCTGGCAAGTACCTGCCAATGAAAGTAGGCCTGGTATGATCATCTATGGGTCCTTCATCATTCGCCCCTGAACAGCTGGGGACAGAGACCTCTGCTTGACTTCTGCATGGCCTGAAGGTGTCAAGCTCAAGGTGACTGGGTCTGTTGGGTCCTGCTGGATGCTGTTGAAGCCTGGGTGCTCCCATGGGGAATTTGCTTCTTAGGTGCTCTTGACCGCCTAAGAGGTAGCTTGCCTGTGGCTATGTTCATAGGTTTTCCTAAAGTGTGCTGCTGTCCAGGGTGGGTGAGTCTGAAAGGCCTGATGCTGGGCTTCGGTGCATGCCCCCAGCACATCTGCCAAGCCACCCTCCTTGAGTGGGTGGGGCCCAAGGAACTCCAGCTGGACCCACTCCTACCTGTCTATttggttgttggcttgcttcATCCCTGGGCCAGGAGTGAGCAATGAGCGTGAGTTCACTGTTACTTGCTTCCTCCTGCCCCGTCCATCTGAGCAGAGACCTACAAAGGGgtccaactccccctccctccattctcaTGAAATCTCCAAGGAGACTGGAGGGTTTTCAGGGTGCTGGCACCATCTGGTGACTGGCTTCCTTATCTGCATCTCAGTGTATCCCAGCAGAACCCTGGGTGACAGTATTTGAAAGGAACAGGTTGTGCTTGCTGGACCACACAGTCAGGGTGAACAGGTCATTTCACTTGGTTCTTAAGCCTTCTGCACTAACCCACTGCCCCTAGGCTCTGAagcccacctacccacccaccctcaGGGATGGACAGTCCTTTGAGACCATTCCATTGTAAAGAAGGGGACACTGAACATCAcgtccccccccccaagaaaggCAGTGACTTGTCTAGACAAGGTGACAGACACCCTGCCTGCCTTTTGCTATGAGAGCTAAGAGATAGAGAAGCCTGAGGTGGAAGGTCAGGCTCCAGTTGAGGCCAGTAGCCAGCTAGGTAGTCTGGTTACTAGCCTCAGTATCAGGCCACTGACAAACTGTGACCTCACACCCTCAGGCAGAACTCTGGTCCGTTATGCTTGAGCTCCCTCTAGAGGTGGGAGGACTGAGCAGAGCTGGAGCAGGTCTGGCCAGGGGTGGGACGGGGAGGAGCCAAGCAAGCTCTTCAAGGTTTTGGGATTCAGGGCCAAGGTAGACAGGAAGAGGTATTCAAGGTCTGTGGCGCCACCTTCACCCAGGCTGATGCTCAGTGAGCCAACCCAGGGCTGAGGACCAGAGCTCCAGGGGACATTCTGATTCTGTGACCTGCTCCTGGACCAGGACGTCTACCTTTGCACTCCAGGAACTCCACACACTGAGAGAGGGTCCACTGAAAGGCTTTCCACACAGCAGAACGGTACTAAATTACTGAATGCAAACCGAGTCTTGAAAGTGGTCTTTGCCTCGCCAAAACATAGCTTACACCCTAGCTGCCTTAAGGTGTAATTTCTCCTCCTACCACCAGAGGGAGCACACGACTTACTCAGAGTCACTTAAATTGCGATTCCTAAATCGCTGGCCTGCGCCTGATTTCCTGGGAAAACTCTGGACGCTTTTCCACGAAGCCTCAGACCGCACAGCTTGAGTTATATCTATTCCCATCTCCAGATGCCCCTTTCAAAACTCACTAACATTTAAGTATGGGACACCTAGGGTAAGGGCAACTTGCCCATCTTGGGAAGGGTGGTTTGGGTGGGGCCCTGTCCTGTCTGGACTTAGCTTCCCTATCAGAAGCCAGGACCGACGCTGCTTCATCTAAAGTGTGAGGACTCTTCGCAAGGGCCTCCAGGTTTTCTAAAACCTTTGCCAGATTTGAGGATCACCTCCACCACACCCCAGCAGTTCTGGGCTCTCCCGGTTCAGTAACGAAGAGGGTGCCCCAACAGACTAACTTCGAGTAGCTCTGCTGGGCCTACCCACACCAAAATGAGGGGCTCCTTGGACAGAGGTGGGTCCTATGGCAAAGGGAGGATGAGTGGTCTCTCGCTCAAAACCTTGCTCGGGGCTGGGCAGTGAATCACCTCCCTGCAGAGGTGCACCCCAAGTGGTCAAGCTCGGAACTGCGGTTGGGTGGTGGCAACCCAACCCTCACAGAGATACTTCATACCTGCCCCAGTTGGTGAATGCCATGGTCGTTCACCTCTGCTGTTCCAATCTGGAAGATGGGTCAGCTTGGGCCTCAGAGTCAGGGACATCACAGGCACAGTCAGGTGTGTTAGGAGAGCAGCACTGAGACATGAGCTACGTCTGAGAGCTGTGGA
It encodes the following:
- the Fxyd2 gene encoding sodium/potassium-transporting ATPase subunit gamma isoform X2: MDRWYLGGSAKGAEDPFHYDYETVRKGGLIFAGLAFVVGLLILLSKRFRCGGNKRHRQVNEDEL
- the Fxyd2 gene encoding sodium/potassium-transporting ATPase subunit gamma isoform X1, whose product is MSYSSRPPTLSSGGSAKGAEDPFHYDYETVRKGGLIFAGLAFVVGLLILLSKRFRCGGNKRHRQVNEDEL